In Streptomyces sp. NBC_00683, the DNA window CCGTAGCGGAGCTTCCCCCGTTCGAGGCCCTCCACCGCGAAGCCGGCCCGCTCGGCCACCTTGCAGGAGGCCGGATTGTTCGTCCGGTGTCCGAGTTCCAGCCGGTGGAGCCCCAGGTCGTCGAAGGCCCAGCGGGCGAGCGCCCGTACGCCCGCGGCGGCGACACCCCCGCCACGCGCCCCCTCGACCGTCCAGTACGAGACCCAGCCGGTGTCGTGGACATGGTTCACCGCGGTCACGGCAACGCACCCGAGCACCACGTCGTCCCGGACGACGGCCCACGCGTACCCGGTGCCGGCCGCCCGCTCCTTCTCACGGTCGGCGATCCAGTCCAGTGCCTCGGCCGGGGAGGTGACCGGCCGGCCCGACTGCCGCGACATCTCGGCCGGGGCGAAGGCCCGGAGGACGGCAGGGGCGTCGTACGGCTGCCAGGGGCGCAGCGACAGCCCCTCCCCCGCGTACGGCCCGGTCCCGCCGGTCACGTGGTGGTCAGCACGATCTTCCCGAACTGATCTCCGGCAGC includes these proteins:
- a CDS encoding GNAT family N-acetyltransferase; the encoded protein is MTGGTGPYAGEGLSLRPWQPYDAPAVLRAFAPAEMSRQSGRPVTSPAEALDWIADREKERAAGTGYAWAVVRDDVVLGCVAVTAVNHVHDTGWVSYWTVEGARGGGVAAAGVRALARWAFDDLGLHRLELGHRTNNPASCKVAERAGFAVEGLERGKLRYGEVRYDVERHARLATDPVNFD